One part of the Mytilus trossulus isolate FHL-02 chromosome 11, PNRI_Mtr1.1.1.hap1, whole genome shotgun sequence genome encodes these proteins:
- the LOC134690478 gene encoding uncharacterized protein LOC134690478 gives MSLTERKLMQMTLLFVILSVVIGTTSGACCHKPFNKHCADCAVGTPCCGYHSCNIFCCGCDCRKEPAGKHCYGRGDTCRCYRDNCRVKRQVSFATTDISAYETFTGLDINKNGMMEQFEFSRALEQMHITDNMTVFHHWLVMDEDRDGVITLEEFDREKL, from the exons atgtcaTTAACTGAAAGAAAACTTATGCAGATGAcacttttatttgtaattttgtcgGTTGTCATAGGAACGACAAGTGGTGCTTGTTGCCATAAACCTTTTAATAAACATTGTGCAGATTGCGCTGTCGGGACACCTTGCTGTGGATATCATTCCTGTAACATATTCTGTTGCGGATGTGACTGTCGTAAAGAACCAGCAGGGAAACATTGTTACGGACGTGGAGATACATGCAGATGTTACAGAGACAATTGCAGAGTAAAACGTCAAGTGTCATTTGCTACTACCGATATTTCTGCTTATGAAACGTTTACGGGTTTAGATATCAATAA aaatgggATGATGGAACAATTTGAGTTCAGTAGAGCCTTAGAACAGATGCATATAACGGACAACATGACCGTGTTTCACCATTGGTTAGTCATGGACGAAGATAGAGACGGAGTTATTACCCTGGAGGAATTTGACCGAGAAAAATTATAG
- the LOC134690479 gene encoding uncharacterized protein LOC134690479 produces MSLFERKLLRLTLLFVIWSVVMETTNGACCRKPFKKHCWDCTPSTPCCGYGSCNIFCCGCDCRKEPSGKLCFGRGDNCICIKIRRKRQLSFDTTDVSAYHTFLGFDINKNGMMEQFEFSKALEQMHITDNMTVFHHWSIMDEDKDGIISLEEFDREKL; encoded by the exons ATGTCTTTGTTTGAAAGAAAACTTCTACGACTGACGCTTCTCTTTGTAATTTGgtccgttgtcatggaaacgaCAAACGGCGCATGTTGTCGCAAACCTTTTAAAAAGCATTGCTGGGATTGCACACCCAGTACTCCTTGTTGTGGATATGGTTCTTGTAACATATTCTGTTGCGGATGTGACTGTCGTAAAGAGCCAAGCGGAAAACTTTGTTTTGGACGTGGAGATAATTGCATATGTATCAAAATCAGACGAAAGCGTCAATTGTCATTTGATACTACAGATGTTTCTGCTTATCATACATTTCTAGGATTCGATATCAACAA aaATGGGATGATGGAACAGTTTGAGTTTAGTAAAGCTTTGGAACAGATGCACATCACGGACAACATGACCGTGTTTCATCATTGGTCAATCATGGACGAAGACAAAGATGGGATTATAAGTCTTGAAGAATTTGACAGAGAAAAATTATAG